One Ranitomeya variabilis isolate aRanVar5 chromosome 4, aRanVar5.hap1, whole genome shotgun sequence genomic window, gacagactgaccataaTACAGGCATACACTGCATTCCGAatttaatgcttttggtgtctggtagaatacaATTTacagacattgatcatacagctcccccaactcctgtattttattcaccttacagcggcttcacccgctatgacagtggttccagTGGCATCAGGTGGCAAAAGTGGATTGTGAACCTTACAAAATGCAGATTTCAAAGCAACTGGTGGCTCTCCgcaaattgtaagcgagggccgcataatgatatggcgatggacatggtggtggtttcctggcaaagcccaaaattcaaatgagcatgtttaaaatggcattgtaaagggatggggaatatgtattccactaactTGCTGACTATTtgacatgagggagggacctcctgaATGTAGGAACggaagctctcccaaatgtatgatacagggtcaCCAGAGGGCCCTTAGCAAACTCAGgttaatgataataaataataattttatttctatagcgccaatatattccgcagaactttacattttaaaggggacttgtacagacaatagacataacagcataacaatgaacacatagatcaaaacagataccaagaggaatgagggccctgctcgcaagcggtaggccagtctgaacaaatgcatttttaggttgcacagcacctgctggctctctgctaattgtcagccagggtcgcataatgacatggcggtggacatggtggtggtggcgggcaaagcccaaaattcaaatgggcatgttttagctggcattgtaaagggatgtggaatatgtattccactatctggctaactatttggcatgaggggggACCTCCTgaaagtaaggccggggtcacactagacaggaatacggacgtatgagaggcgcaaaaacaaagcattgcacactgaccaatgtttctctatggggcagctcctatctggcaTATATTTCCCGGCCGTATTTaacgggctgagaaaattgcagcatgctgcgtttgtaagCGTATTCCGAGaagaatacgccaatgaaagtctatgggggcgagaaaaatacggaatacacatggaccatgcatgtgacttgtgagaaatacacaccggtgttagagagaaaagccgacaattcagtgcggtgtacagtaaaatcacactgacaggttagaatggaatagataaaataaatgtccacacatagaataggtaggtatatatatatatatatatatatatatatatatatatatatatatatatacagtacagaccaaaagtttggacacaccttctcatttaaagatttatctgtattttcatgactatgaaaattgtacattcacactgaaggcatcaaaactatgaattaacacatatggaattatatacttaacaaaaaagtgtgaaacaactgaaattatgtcttatattctaggttcttcaaagtagccaccttttgctttgatgactgctttgcacactcttggcattctcttgatgagcttcaagaggtagtcaccgggaatggttttcacttcacaggtgtgccctgtcaggtttaataagtgggatttcttgccttataaatggggttaggaccatcagttgtgttgtgcagaagtctggtgaatacacagctgatagtcctactgaatagactgttagaatttgtattatggcaagaaaaaagcagctaagtaaagaaaaacaagtggccatcattactttaagaaatgaaggtcagtcagtccgaaaaattgggaaaactttaaaagtgtctccaagtgcagtggcaaaaaccattaagcgctacaaagaaactggctcacatgaggactgccccaggaaaggaagaccaagagtcacctctgcttctgaggataagtttatccatgtcaccagcctcagaaatcgcaggttaacggcagctcagattagagaccaggtcaatgccacacagagttctagcagcagacacatctctaaaacaactgttaagaggagactttgtgcagcaggccttcatggtaaaatagttgctaggaaaccactgctaaggacaggcaacaagcagaagagacttgtttgggctaaagaacacaagaaatggacattagaccagtggaaatctgtgctttggtctgatgagtccaaatttgagatctttggttccaaccaccgtgtctttgtgtgatgcagaaaaggtgaacagatggactctacatgcctggttcccaccgtgaagcatagaggaggaggtgtgatggtgtgggggtgttttgctggtgacacttttggtgATTTATtcaatttaaggcatactgaaccagcatggctaccacagcatcttgcagcggcatgctattccatctggtttgcgtttagttggaccatcatttatttttcaacaggacaatgactccaaacacacctccagcctgtgtaagtgctatttgaccaagaaggagagtgatggggtgctacgccagatgacctggcctccacagtcaccagacctgaacccaatcgagatggtttggggtgagctggaacgcagagtgtaggcaaaagggccaacaagtgctaagcatctctggaaactccttcaagattgttggaagaccattcccggtgactacctcttgaagctcatcaagagaattccaagagtgtgcaaagcagtcatcaaagcaaaaggtggctactttgaagaaactagactataagacataatttcagttgttactttgaagaaactagactataagacataatttcagttgtttcacacttttttgttaagtatataattccacatgtgttaattcatagttttgatgccttcagtatatatatatatatatatatatatatatatatatatatatatatatatatatttatatataatagatAGCATAAAAGATGGTAATTCAATCTCCTTatgaaacccgacaggatatgaaacatggtttacatacagtaaaccatttcatatccgttatatttttacatattcctcactaatgatgttagtagagagtgtgtgcaaaatttgggaggtccaggtgttaaaataaagggttaaatcacggaaaactggtgtgggctcccgctctattttctccgccagagtgggaaagccagtgactgagggcagatattaatagcctagagagggtccatggttattgcccccctcacggctaaaaacatctgcccccagccaccccagaaaaggcacatctggaagatgcccctattctggcaaATAGCCTCtcgcttcccactgccctgtagcggtgggatatggggtaagaaagggttaatgccaccttgctattgtaaggtgacattaagcctggttaataatggagaggtgtcaacaagacacctatccattattagtaATGTGgactgagagccctcacaaatgttaaccccttcatgaccttgggattttccgtttttccatgttaatttttcgctcccctccttcccagagccataacttttttatttttccgtcaatatagccatctgagggcttattttttgcgaaacaagttgtacttttgaacaacatcattggttttaccatgtcgagtactagagaacgggaaaaaaattccaagtgctgtgaaattgcaaaaaaagtgcaatcccacatgttttttgcttggattttttgctaggtttactaaatgctaaaactgacctaccattatgattctccaggtcagtacgagttcatagacaccaaacatgtctaggttattttttatctaagtggtgaaaaaaaattccaaactttgctaaaaaaaattgcgccattttctgatacccgtagcgtctccatttttcatgatctggggtcaggtgagggcttattttttgtgcgctgagctgacgtttttaatgataccattttggtgcagatatgttcttttgatcgcccgttattgcattttaatgcaatgtcgcggcgaccaaaaaaagtaattctggcatttcacatctttttctcgctacgccgtttagcgatcaggttaatccttttttttgttgatagatcgggcgattctaaaagcggcgataccaaatatgtgtaggtttgatttttttttattgatttattttggggtgaaaggggggtgatttaaacttttatatttttttatttttttcactttttttttttacttttgccatgcttcaatagcctccatgggaggctagaagctggcacaacgcgatcggctctgctacataggagcgatcatcagatcgctgctatgcagcagaaatgcaggtgtgctatgagcgccgaccacagggtggcgctcacagctactggggatcagtaaccatagaggtctcaaggacctctatggttactatacagaagcatcgctgacccccgatcatgtgacgggggtcagcgatgagctcatttccggccgcccggctggaagcgccggttaaatgccgctgtctgggtttgacagcggcatttaactagttaatagcggcgggtgaattgcgatttcacccgccgctattacgggcacatgtcagctgttcaaaacagctgacatgtcccggctttgatgcagggctcactgccggagccccgcatcaaagcgcggtatctgacctcggacgtactatcccgtccgaggtcagaaaggggttaaagtaaaaaagaaagattttttttccttttttattttgctttatatacatggaaatatgaaggaaataatgtttcttagcattttccctttaaaaaaatgttggtttggtTTTGTAGAAAACCtgcacaatagtctgacaacattattcccggatatcatatgtgagtcagaaaagcATGCAGGCATCttttccatgctgttcccatttagttttaactttttcccatccatttcagcttttttctcatgctctcagacctgtttgttgggtcaagCAGAAatatatttggctttcccattgacttgcattggattcgttattcggtacgaatacacagatattacaAATTATTCATGCCAGTTATCcctaatccgaatatttcactattcgatcaccaCTACTCATCACACCTTCTTTCCACCTACCTGATGAGGAATATTGTGATCTTCTTCTTTACAGTCGtgtggaagaagaggacagggGCATCTTTCTGGTGTTGTCctattactggatagaactggaggaaacacatacagggactgaattcattctttacatacagataattataggccgtgtgtatttagtcctattacctggtgatgtgaggggctggggaacctccatcatgacgtccttatacagatctctgtgtccttctaaatactcccactcctccatggagaaatagacggcgacatcctgacaccttataggaacctgacacatacaatgataccgtcatctccctgatcccttcatagtgttactatataatgtcccagcattcccagcagtgtcacctctccagtcagcagctcaatcatcttgtaggtcagCTCTAGGATCTtcaggtcattgatgtcctcatgtgtcAGGGaatgaggtggaggccctgtgattgggctcagggatcttccccatccctcagacacaggggcctgacagcgctcactagaggtcttcttcactactgtgtaatcctggttatggagagacacattaataaatctcactacagacatttccagagtcctcacctctccagttctgtccatctgttattcctgtAGATAATTATtatgtaatgtgatgtcatcagaatctctgACCTCTCCtgaaagccggaagaggatctctaaggTGAGGTGCAATACACTCTCCGCCATATTGTCACTGCTTCTATCCATCCTTGACGGgctaatcaggaaaattctcttgcaTAGAAGATCTCcagtgagaggatccgatattgcagGGACCTGAATGGGAAGAAGGTCAAACATCATAATCTATTCAATATGTAAGAAGAAATTGTCTCCACATCACATTTTCATGGTGGCAACATGTACCTgataatcctgaggaacattgaGATTTTCTTTTTTACAGTCCTGCGAAAGAAGAGGAggtggacatctctctggtgttgtcctcttactggatacaactggaggaaacacatacagggactgaattcattctttccatacagataattataggccgtgtgtatttagtcctgtctattacctggtgatgtgagaggctggggaacctccaatatgacatccttgtacagatctttgtgtccgtctaaatactcccactcctccatggagaaatagacggcgacatcctgacaccttatagaaacctgacacatacaatgataccgtcatcccccgatcccttcatagcgttactgtataatgtcccagcaatcccagtagtgtcacctctccagtcagcagctcagtcatcttgttggtgagttctaggatcttctggtcactgatctcctcatgtatcagggtgtgaggtggaggccccgtgattgggctcaggggtcttccccatccctcagacaccggggcctgacagcgctcactagagatcttcttcactactgtgtaatcctagttatggagagacacattaataaatctcactacagacatttccagagtcctcacctctccagttctgtccatctgttattcccatagataagaatgatgtaatgtgacgtcatcagaatctctcacctctccagtaagccggaagaggatctctagggtgaggtgtaatatcctctccgccatcttgtcactgctcctaTCTATACTTGATGGGTCAATCAGGAAATTTCTCTtacatagaagatctccactgagaggattcgATATTATAAGAACCTGAATGGGGAGAAAATGAGCTGATATAATATCGTAAAGAATCTATTACATACTGTATGTTATGAAGAAATCTTCTCCACGTCACATCTTCATGGTGGCAGCATGTCGGACACATGATCTCCATAAACCATCATGTAACAGGACAGTTACATCTCAGACATACCGGCATCTAATATCATCATTGCAGTGATGTAAACAGACTAAAGGAAACAATGAACGCCTGAGTGATGGAGTGGAAATATGTCATAAAGATGGAGCGTGGCCTGAACTCAATGTGTTTTGTGTCCTTTCCTCAGAATCTGCCATCTACACGGATAAAGGTGCAGATTACTAATACAGGAGACGTTTTGGTCACAGGGACTCTGGAAATACAAAGTGCAATGACACTGGGAGGGTCCCGGGGAGCGGCTATGAGGGGGATTTACAGGAGTCGTTAATTATACCTGCCGCAATTATAAATGTCGCCTGAAGAAACCACTATAGAAACAAGTCCAGTATATAGAACCACAGAGAGGCTTCTACAGGGGACATGTGCGCTTCTCTCTATTCATCGTTTATGGGACGGAGGAGAAccacacctcccaaccgtcccgtatATCGCGGGGCAGTCCCAATTTTGACAATCTGCCCGattttgtcatggtgctggatgagggtaagagCTAAGCTTATGTTTGggatcaggaggggtttacagtgtggatgtagcagagccatgtgtgtatgaaatgcatggagtggagccatgtgtgtatgaggtgtacggagtggagccgtgtgtgtgcaaggtgtacggagcggagccgtgtgtgtgcaaggtgtacggagtggagccgtgtgtgtacaagatcTCCGGAGTGgacccatgtgtgcaaggtgtacggagcagagccgcgtgtgtacaaggtgtacggagcggagccgtgtgtgcgaggtgtatggagcggagccatgtgtgtacgaggtatacagagcggagcagtgtgagcaaggtgtacggagtgaagccgcgtgtgtacgaggtgtatggagcgatgacgggtgtgtacgagatgtacggagcgcagccgcacgtgtaagagtaactatgtgtggccattatactgtacgcaatatcatgtgtggccattatacagtattgagcatcatgtgtggtcattatacagtatggagcatagtggggccattatacagtatggagcatcatgtgtggccattatacagtattgagcatcatgtgtggtcattatacagtatggagcatagtggggccattatacagtatggagcatcatgtgtggccattatacagtatggagcatcatatggtgccattatacagtatgcagcactgtggggccattatacactatggagcatcatgtgtggccattatacagtattgagcatcatgtgtggccattatacagtatggagcactatgtgtggccataatactgtgtggccattatacagtatggagcactatgtgtggccataatacagtattgagcatcatgtgtggccattatacagtatggagcatcatgtgtggccataatacagtattgagcatcatgtgtggccaatatacagtatggagcatcatgtgtggccaatatacagtattgagcatcatgtgtggccattatacagtatggagcatcatgtgtgcctatatttttttgttaatatttattgtttatgaaacagtgtgatcagcagtgctaaatgggtgtggatgggatgtggatatgggtgtgactagttgtgaaatgggtgtggtcagaggcgcgcAGCAAACtttctccctctttcccttcttgaaaagttgggaggtatgggagaACCAAGCGTGGCTCTAACTGGTGACAATGCAGGAAGACGATGAGAGAATCGCTGACGTTTTCTACCctcaacgtgacaggttcccttatatGAAGCCCAGAATGACAAATACAAATGTTCTAGCGCCTGcggccagtaatggggaatctccagcacctacctccacctgcagagccgcacaccacatatatggctgttctgtgcgcacaggacctgtgatgaggtcacaggaggggaggagtcaggggtcacatgatcaggggcctcagtataTACAGGACTGTGCTGGTTGTCCTGATGCTGGAGGAGCGGAGTCCAGGCAGCGCACATAGGGAGCTCCAGGGGGCACGTTCCCGTACAGCCGACCACTTGCTCAGGAGACTTCAGAGCATTTACAGAGAGATGAACCAGCGGTACATAATCACCAGGTTTTGCCTCAAAACTTCTATATCGTGATTTTTTTCTAAAATTAAAAGAAGACAGACAAAATTTAAAtagagtgggtatggaaagtattcagaccctttaaatttttcactctttgtttcattgcaggtggtcataagtattcagaccctttgctcagtattgagtacaagcaccctttgagctagtacagccatgagtcttcttgggaatgatgcaacaagtttttcacacctggatttggggatcctctgccattcttcctcgcAGATCCTCACTGgttcagtcaggttggatggtgaacgttggtggacagccattttcaggcctctccagagatgcttaattgggtttaggtgagggctctggctgggccagtcaaaaatggtcacagagttgttctgaagccactcctttgttatgttagctgtgtgcttagggtctttgtcttgttggaaggtgaaccttcggccaagtctgtggtccagagcactctggaagaggttttcatccaggatatctctgtacttggccgtattcatgtttccttcaatggcaaccagtcgtcctgtccctgcagctgaaaaacacccccatagcatgatgctgccaccactatgtttcactgttgggattgtattggggagGTGATGAGCTGTGCCTGGTTTCTCCACACATAACACTTGGAATTATCaccaaaggtctatcttcgtcttgtcagaccagagaatcttatttctcatagtctgggagtccttcatgtgttttttaaaaaactctatgcgggctttcatatgtcttgcactgaggagaggcttcagtcgggccattctgccataaaggcccgactggtggagggctgcagtgatagttgactttgtggaactttctcccatctccctacttcacccctggagctcagccacagtgatcgtggggttgttctttacctctctcaccaaggcacttctcccacgattgctcagtttagctggatggccaggtctaggaagatttctggtggtcccaaacttcttccatttaacgattatagaggccactgtgttcttaggaaccttgagtactgcagaaattcttctgtaaccttggccagatgtctgccttgccacaattctgtctctgagcttcttggccagttcctttgacctcacaattctcatttggtctgacatgcactgtgaggtcttatgtagacaggCGTGCGCCTTTACACatgaagtcctatcagtttaattaaacacagttggcctccaatgaagtagtagaaccatctcaaggaggatcacaaggaaatggacagcatgtggcttaaatatgattgtctgagcaaagggtctgaatacttatgaccatgtcatatttcagcttttcttttttaataaatatgcaaaaatttctacattccatttttttttcagtcaagatggggtgcagagtgtatattaatgagaaaaaatgaacttttttaattttaaaattggctgcaattaaacagagtgaaaaatttaaagggctctggatactttccgtatccactgtatatcTCTATatgataataaactgggtagtttgggtagttaatgagatgctgcttttttctgtacacaaAGAATCAAATTGATTATGACAAGTACTGTACATACATTAAGGTTGAGGACTCTGATCTGTACAGGTGCCCACAAGGGGATTACCCTCTACCCCTATGGACCAGGCCAAGCATGAAGACAGACCCTCATTTATGAATATTCTTTCTTGTGCTCACATCGCAGCCGCCGGTCAGAGAGACGCGGTTCGCACGCTGTCAAAAaacagcatgagcgctcagctgtgatcgaaggtataaagtttacctccagtcactcagtggtgtcagatgatgggacaactgctcccatcatccgacactatgctgccactaataacagcaagagcaggagaggcggatgggagtattcatcagctgctcctgcactgtaactaaatttttttttttttttaatgaagtggattcccctgtatttttgttaaccaaccaggcaaaactcgcagctgggggctgcaaccatcagctgtcacctgcagcaaggctagttatcaagaatagaggggcccccACGCCGTAGTTTTTCTCACTGAGCTAGCGGGGATGTCatagaggtcaccgcagttcagcccagatggaaacggagcctcagtgaccgcaGGTAACTTCTATGACGTCACCTCcattcactgaggctgcgctcgcagcagttcattcaccagtggttctcagcctggacgttcgcatcttggcaccgcccaggttgaaaactatttagccccaagacagggattacggcgtgggacagaacgacaacaGGTATgatgtattgttgttttattatttttggtttattacaggagattgagggattcggtggaattaggcaaggtgttaagtatggtttaattaagattattaaaaaagtctgtgtctttcttttttctggctgtgtctttatttataatacaactgtaggattagtaatggataggtgtcttatagacacctctccattactaagccgcaggcttgatgtcacctgacaatacaaaggtgacatcaaccccacaaatatgaaccccatttacagggtaagtgggaagagccaggcaaagcgtcagaattggcgcatctaatagatgtgccttttctgggcagctatgggctgctatttttaggccgggagggcaatatccatggccccttaccagcctgagaataactagccttgctgaagctgacagctaagggttgcagcctgttgtgaattccgttctcgggctccctcctgtggtcatgaatggtactttggtgagttctgtccttggactccctctggtggctttgagtggaattgctggtctttgagcttggcttcctcagctgccctcgtttattgctaggcttccctatttaactccactcagatcgttacttcatgccagctgtcaatgtcttagcactggttcagatctctctgggatttttctgatgacctgtctacttcagcagaagctaagtccctgctagttcatttgttgttcattgcttttttaatatatttcttagtacattctatgttcttgtccagcttgctatcatgatatttccttgctagctggaagctctggggtgcagagttgcaccttcaCATCG contains:
- the LOC143767430 gene encoding uncharacterized protein LOC143767430, which codes for MWCAALQVEVLIISNPLSGDLLCKRNFLIDPSSIDRSSDKMAERILHLTLEILFRLTGEDYTVVKKISSERCQAPVSEGWGRPLSPITGPPPHTLIHEEISDQKILELTNKMTELLTGEVSIRCQDVAVYFSMEEWEYLDGHKDLYKDVILEVPQPLTSPVVSSKRTTPERCPPPLLSQDCKKENLNVPQDYQVPAISDPLTGDLLCKRIFLISPSRMDRSSDNMAESVLHLTLEILFRLSGEDYTVVKKTSSERCQAPVSEGWGRSLSPITGPPPHSLTHEDINDLKILELTYKMIELLTGEVPIRCQDVAVYFSMEEWEYLEGHRDLYKDVMMEVPQPLTSPVLSSNRTTPERCPCPLLPHDCKEEDHNIPHQGKDLTHNNTTETYVWGDERCKRKIPADNRKGNLTVILEKYLIFSGFSANDPSITPDTFEEHPIMSDIPLVLKKNKCNKRDGEHQSAHTRKKPFSCSECGKCCKSKYDLAKHQRIHTGEKPFSCSECEKSFSDKSTLAQHQKIHTGMKPFSCSECGKCFNWKKHLATHLKTHTGEKPFICSECGKCCISKYDLAKHQRIHTGEKPFSCSECEKSFSNKSSLARHKKIHTGEKPFICSECGKCCLMKYDLTKHQRIHTGEKPFSCSECEKSFSDQSSFAQHQIIHTGEKPFSCSECGKCFNRKTNLAKHFKIHTGE